Proteins encoded by one window of Lutibacter sp. A64:
- a CDS encoding NAD(P)/FAD-dependent oxidoreductase yields MVKEIQIRMPIKEATKEGILLIKAAQQLKIDNKSINSVKVLRKSIDARKAAIIFNYKLAVYINEAQPKTSDYTFEYKDVSSAKEIHIIGFGPAGMYAALRCIELGFKPIVLERGKNVRDRRRDLRAINQFHIVDEDSNYCFGEGGAGTYSDGKLYTRSLKRGDVRRVFENLVYHGATDQILVDAHPHIGTNKLPKVVKNIRETILKYGGEIHFESRVVDFTIKENKLKAIQLKNGKELDVNAVILATGHSARDIYYLLQRKNVAIKSKSFAMGVRVEHPQEIIDSIQYHCKGKRNELLPAASYSLVHQVNDRGVYSFCMCPGGFIVPAATANGEVVVNGMSPSKRNNLFANSGIVVEINAEKDLHKYQQFGALKGLEFQKDLEKLAWVAGGKTQVAPAQRLTDFVEGKLSNTLNPTSYQPGIKPASLHSILPKQIGGRLRKGFAEFGRKMHGYYTEEANVIGVESRTSSPVNIPRKDTLEHTQLHGLFPCGEGGGYAGGIVSAAMDGERCAEAAIATFKS; encoded by the coding sequence ATGGTAAAAGAAATTCAAATTAGAATGCCAATTAAAGAAGCCACTAAAGAAGGTATTCTATTAATAAAGGCTGCGCAACAACTAAAAATTGATAACAAAAGTATTAATTCTGTAAAAGTATTGCGAAAATCTATTGATGCCAGAAAAGCAGCAATTATCTTTAATTACAAACTAGCTGTTTATATTAATGAAGCACAACCAAAAACTTCAGATTATACATTTGAATATAAAGACGTTTCTTCTGCAAAAGAAATTCATATTATTGGCTTTGGCCCTGCCGGAATGTATGCAGCTTTGCGTTGTATAGAATTAGGCTTTAAGCCAATTGTTTTAGAACGCGGAAAAAATGTACGCGATAGAAGACGCGATTTACGCGCAATAAATCAGTTCCATATTGTTGATGAAGATTCTAATTACTGTTTTGGTGAAGGCGGTGCAGGAACCTATTCCGACGGAAAATTATACACCCGAAGTTTAAAACGTGGCGATGTTAGAAGAGTTTTTGAAAATCTAGTTTATCACGGAGCCACAGATCAAATTTTGGTAGATGCACATCCACATATTGGAACCAATAAGTTACCTAAAGTTGTAAAAAATATAAGAGAAACCATTTTAAAATATGGTGGTGAAATTCATTTTGAAAGTCGTGTTGTAGATTTTACCATAAAAGAAAATAAGCTAAAAGCCATTCAACTTAAAAATGGAAAAGAACTAGATGTTAATGCTGTAATTTTGGCAACAGGACATTCTGCAAGAGATATCTATTATTTACTTCAAAGAAAAAATGTTGCTATAAAATCTAAGTCTTTTGCAATGGGAGTTCGTGTAGAACATCCACAAGAAATTATCGATTCCATTCAGTACCATTGTAAAGGTAAACGAAATGAGTTATTACCCGCTGCTTCTTATAGTTTAGTGCATCAGGTAAATGATAGAGGTGTTTATTCTTTTTGTATGTGTCCTGGCGGATTTATTGTTCCCGCAGCAACTGCAAATGGTGAAGTTGTTGTAAATGGCATGTCTCCTTCAAAAAGAAATAATTTATTTGCAAATTCTGGTATTGTAGTTGAAATTAATGCCGAAAAAGATTTGCATAAATACCAACAATTTGGGGCGTTAAAAGGATTGGAGTTTCAAAAAGATTTAGAAAAATTAGCTTGGGTTGCAGGAGGTAAAACACAAGTTGCTCCAGCGCAACGTTTAACTGATTTTGTTGAAGGAAAATTATCGAATACGCTAAACCCAACTTCATACCAACCAGGAATAAAACCAGCATCGTTACACTCTATTTTACCAAAACAAATTGGCGGTAGGTTGCGTAAAGGTTTTGCAGAATTTGGTAGAAAAATGCACGGTTATTATACAGAAGAAGCTAATGTAATTGGTGTAGAATCTAGAACCTCATCTCCTGTAAATATTCCAAGAAAAGATACTTTAGAACATACCCAATTACACGGATTATTTCCTTGTGGTGAAGGTGGTGGTTATGCTGGTGGAATAGTTTCTGCCGCAATGGACGGAGAGCGTTGTGCCGAAGCTGCAATAGCTACTTTTAAATCTTAA
- a CDS encoding T9SS type B sorting domain-containing protein: protein MRFKLFNFILLLIFFNSFCFKAWCQADTPPQMEAVGDSFFCAATETPIVTSFNISNPNNIEILKLFIQISEGYDKNNDKLKLSGNHPNITDSFNVSEGKLTLTSSKTGSEALNNLIDAAKDVVFYSLNNKVSGTKKFSFTVDEKNYLPSTGHYYEYISANNITWKDAKAKAETLNYYGLQGYLATLTSAEEAQLAGEQATGQGWIGCSDATSEGVWKWVTGPEAGTIFWNGLYTGSVVSGMYENWDNQEPNDYPNANIYGEENYGHVYESGKWNDYPNYDSKIKGYIVEYGGMPGDSVVDFGENETTLTVAEILDTTTYERCGAGEVILSAKSSNGDVLWFDSETSSTPLSSKNTYTPTITETTTFYITPKSCTSGERTAITATVHPLPDIKKNITIKNCDEDGNPDGFTNFNLSNAIEQINNSTNNYTISFHYSKEDANTGDNAFNPDSFNNKNAINNTVYARVENNLGCFEVSTITLAVSTTSLPPGFMETLIACDNYGENDGYFAFNLTEATTRILNKLPNQNLSVHYFKNEEDALLKKNEITSQTNYINKNAYSETLFVRIENSENGNCYGIGEYLTLIVNPLPEFEVKTNEVICLDNPSTITLEPFNNLDTYSYVWTNNNNETLNTENTLEVSTSGVYTVIATSNLGCESLPRTSIVEESKGANISLDDLIIVDDSNNNSITINNANNNLGEYDYEYSLNNEFGPFQEKPFFDNIPAGIHTLYVRDTNNCKTVSLEVSIIGYPKFFTPNNDGSNDTWNIIGINRDFYPNSLLTIFDRYGKLIAQINPILESWNGLYNGRELPSTDYWFTVELRDKNGNIRSKQGHFSLIRK from the coding sequence ATGCGTTTTAAACTTTTTAATTTTATACTATTACTTATTTTCTTTAACTCCTTTTGTTTTAAGGCTTGGTGTCAAGCTGATACACCTCCACAAATGGAAGCTGTTGGAGATTCGTTCTTTTGTGCTGCAACAGAAACTCCAATCGTAACTTCATTTAATATTTCAAACCCTAACAATATTGAGATTCTAAAATTATTTATTCAAATTTCAGAAGGCTACGATAAAAATAACGACAAATTAAAATTAAGTGGAAATCACCCAAATATAACCGATTCTTTTAATGTTTCTGAAGGAAAATTAACCTTAACCTCTTCAAAAACGGGCTCGGAAGCTTTAAACAACTTAATTGACGCAGCAAAAGATGTTGTTTTCTATAGCTTAAACAACAAAGTTTCTGGCACTAAAAAATTCTCTTTTACTGTTGATGAAAAAAATTACTTACCTTCAACGGGGCACTATTACGAATACATTAGTGCAAACAATATTACCTGGAAAGATGCTAAAGCTAAAGCTGAAACATTAAATTATTACGGCTTACAAGGCTATTTAGCAACCCTTACTTCTGCCGAAGAAGCACAACTTGCAGGTGAACAAGCTACTGGGCAAGGTTGGATAGGGTGCAGCGATGCAACGTCTGAAGGCGTTTGGAAATGGGTTACAGGTCCTGAAGCTGGAACTATTTTCTGGAATGGATTGTATACTGGATCTGTTGTTTCAGGTATGTATGAAAACTGGGATAATCAAGAACCAAACGATTACCCAAATGCCAATATTTATGGCGAAGAAAATTATGGACATGTGTATGAAAGTGGCAAATGGAATGATTATCCTAATTATGACTCAAAAATCAAAGGGTATATTGTTGAATATGGTGGAATGCCAGGAGATTCAGTTGTAGACTTTGGTGAAAATGAAACCACTTTAACTGTTGCAGAAATTTTAGATACTACAACTTATGAACGTTGCGGAGCTGGTGAAGTTATTTTATCAGCAAAATCTAGTAATGGCGACGTACTTTGGTTTGATTCTGAAACAAGTTCAACCCCTCTAAGTTCAAAGAATACTTATACACCCACTATAACTGAGACTACTACATTTTATATTACACCTAAAAGCTGTACTTCTGGTGAAAGAACAGCAATTACTGCCACTGTACACCCACTTCCAGATATTAAAAAAAACATCACTATAAAAAATTGTGATGAAGATGGAAACCCAGATGGATTTACAAATTTTAATTTAAGTAATGCCATTGAACAAATTAATAATTCTACTAATAATTACACCATCTCTTTTCATTATTCAAAAGAAGATGCAAACACAGGAGATAACGCCTTTAACCCAGATTCTTTTAATAATAAAAACGCTATTAACAATACTGTTTATGCACGCGTTGAGAACAATCTAGGCTGTTTTGAAGTTTCAACCATTACATTGGCAGTTTCCACAACCTCTTTACCACCAGGTTTTATGGAAACGTTAATAGCATGCGATAACTATGGAGAAAATGATGGTTATTTTGCATTCAATTTAACAGAAGCAACCACAAGAATTCTCAACAAATTACCAAATCAAAATTTAAGTGTGCATTATTTTAAAAATGAAGAAGACGCGCTTTTAAAAAAGAACGAAATTACATCGCAAACAAATTACATTAATAAAAATGCATATTCTGAAACACTATTTGTACGGATTGAAAACTCTGAAAATGGAAACTGTTATGGCATTGGTGAATATTTAACTTTAATTGTAAATCCCTTACCAGAATTTGAAGTAAAAACTAATGAAGTAATCTGTTTAGATAATCCTTCTACAATTACTTTAGAACCTTTTAATAACTTAGATACCTATAGTTATGTTTGGACTAATAATAACAACGAAACCTTAAATACTGAAAACACTCTTGAAGTTTCAACAAGTGGAGTTTACACAGTAATTGCAACTTCTAATTTAGGTTGCGAATCGTTGCCTAGAACTAGTATTGTTGAAGAATCTAAAGGAGCTAATATAAGTTTAGATGATTTAATTATTGTTGATGATTCAAATAATAATTCAATAACAATAAACAATGCCAACAACAATTTAGGAGAATACGATTATGAATATTCTTTAAATAACGAATTTGGTCCATTTCAAGAAAAACCTTTTTTTGATAATATACCCGCAGGAATTCACACATTATACGTTAGAGATACCAATAATTGTAAAACCGTATCATTGGAAGTTTCAATTATAGGTTATCCAAAATTTTTTACACCAAACAATGATGGCTCTAATGATACTTGGAATATTATTGGAATAAATCGTGATTTTTACCCAAATTCTTTGCTTACTATTTTTGATAGATATGGAAAATTAATCGCTCAAATAAATCCAATTCTTGAAAGCTGGAATGGATTATATAATGGACGTGAGTTACCTTCAACAGATTATTGGTTTACTGTTGAATTAAGAGATAAAAACGGAAATATTAGAAGTAAACAAGGGCATTTTAGTTTAATTAGAAAGTAA
- a CDS encoding flotillin family protein encodes MNLLFLPLQSAATGVYLVGAVIFILVVFFFSMIRRYKRCPSDRILVVYGKTGGGQSAKCVHGGAAFIWPIIQDYEFLDLTPMSIEVNLTNALSKQNIRVNVPSRFTIGISTEPSVMQNAAERLLGLSLDAVQDLAQEIIFGQLRLVVASMDIEEINSDRDQFLSHITHSVEAELKKVGLKLINVNITDIHDESGYIEALGKEAAAKAINEAKVSVAQKVRDGSIGEANALQDQRIQVAAADANAVHGENTAKVQVANSNADRRSREAEAERIANAAEKVQAAKALEEAYAAEKIAEEARAKRKEAEQGADIIVPAKIDKQKIEIDAEAEAEQIRRIAKGQADAIFMKKEAEAKGLYEILTKQAQGLDQIVKAAGNNSKDAVLLLVADKLPELVKTQAEAIKNIKIDKVTVWENGGGKNGKTSTSNFISGMYKSVPPLQEMFNMAGMQLPNYLKGEDVEETKSTEENTPKPTTDKEE; translated from the coding sequence ATGAATCTATTATTTTTACCCTTACAATCGGCAGCAACTGGTGTTTACTTGGTTGGAGCTGTAATTTTTATTTTAGTCGTCTTCTTTTTCTCTATGATTAGAAGGTACAAACGTTGTCCTTCTGATAGAATTTTAGTTGTGTATGGAAAAACTGGAGGCGGACAATCGGCTAAATGTGTTCACGGTGGTGCTGCATTTATTTGGCCAATAATTCAAGATTACGAGTTTTTAGATTTAACGCCAATGTCTATTGAAGTAAATTTAACAAATGCATTAAGTAAACAAAATATTCGTGTAAACGTACCTTCAAGATTTACAATTGGTATTTCAACCGAACCAAGTGTTATGCAAAATGCCGCCGAACGTTTATTAGGTTTAAGTTTAGATGCCGTACAAGATTTAGCTCAAGAAATTATTTTTGGTCAGTTACGTTTAGTGGTTGCCTCAATGGATATTGAAGAAATTAACTCGGATAGAGATCAATTTTTATCACACATTACACACAGTGTAGAAGCCGAATTAAAAAAAGTTGGTTTAAAATTAATCAACGTAAACATTACAGATATCCACGATGAATCTGGATATATTGAAGCATTAGGTAAAGAAGCTGCTGCAAAAGCAATAAACGAAGCTAAAGTTTCTGTTGCCCAAAAAGTTAGAGATGGATCTATTGGTGAAGCTAATGCATTACAAGATCAACGTATTCAAGTTGCCGCTGCAGATGCAAACGCTGTACACGGTGAAAATACTGCAAAAGTTCAAGTTGCTAATTCAAATGCAGACAGAAGATCGCGTGAAGCTGAAGCTGAAAGAATTGCAAACGCTGCCGAAAAAGTACAAGCTGCAAAAGCATTAGAAGAAGCCTATGCTGCCGAAAAAATTGCTGAAGAAGCCAGAGCAAAACGCAAAGAAGCTGAACAAGGTGCAGATATTATTGTTCCTGCTAAAATTGATAAGCAAAAAATAGAAATAGATGCTGAAGCTGAAGCTGAACAAATAAGACGTATAGCAAAAGGTCAGGCAGATGCAATTTTTATGAAAAAAGAAGCCGAAGCAAAAGGATTGTACGAAATACTTACAAAACAAGCACAAGGTTTAGATCAAATTGTAAAAGCTGCCGGCAATAACTCTAAAGATGCCGTACTTTTATTAGTTGCTGATAAATTACCTGAATTGGTTAAAACACAAGCCGAAGCTATTAAAAATATTAAAATTGATAAAGTTACTGTTTGGGAAAACGGAGGTGGAAAAAATGGTAAAACATCTACCTCTAACTTTATTTCTGGAATGTATAAATCTGTTCCACCTTTACAAGAAATGTTTAATATGGCAGGTATGCAATTACCAAATTATTTAAAAGGTGAAGACGTTGAAGAAACTAAATCAACTGAAGAAAACACCCCAAAGCCTACTACAGATAAAGAAGAATAA
- a CDS encoding OsmC family protein, whose protein sequence is MTNKIEVSWKGQMLFESVAPEGSVMIDAAEEVGGQGKGLRPKAMMLTALAGCTAMDVASLLKKMRAEVDDFKIGVEASLTDEHPKTYKEVKVTYKFYGSDFKKDKIEKSVNLSVDRYCGVFEMFRQFSDISHEIVYIEQ, encoded by the coding sequence ATGACAAATAAAATTGAAGTTAGTTGGAAAGGGCAAATGCTTTTTGAGTCTGTTGCTCCAGAAGGTTCTGTAATGATTGATGCTGCCGAAGAGGTTGGCGGACAGGGAAAAGGTTTGCGACCAAAAGCAATGATGTTAACTGCATTAGCAGGTTGTACAGCAATGGATGTTGCTTCTTTGCTTAAAAAAATGCGTGCTGAAGTGGATGATTTTAAAATTGGAGTTGAAGCTAGTTTAACAGATGAACATCCTAAAACTTACAAAGAAGTAAAAGTTACTTATAAATTTTATGGAAGTGATTTTAAAAAAGATAAAATAGAAAAATCTGTAAATCTTTCGGTAGATCGCTATTGTGGTGTGTTTGAAATGTTCCGTCAGTTTTCAGATATCTCTCACGAAATAGTTTATATAGAACAATAA
- the lysM gene encoding peptidoglycan-binding protein LysM — MGLFSFIKDAGAKVFGIGKTTAEEAADAVAIAKEKATKLSNAIETLGLKVKDLNVEVNGDNASVWGQADSQATREKVILVLGNTEGIATVDDKMTVEVPEPEAQFHTVVKGDYLSKIAKKYYGDAMKYPVIFEANKPMLTDPDKIYPGQVLRIPALD; from the coding sequence ATGGGATTATTTTCATTTATTAAAGACGCTGGTGCTAAAGTATTTGGCATTGGTAAAACTACTGCTGAAGAAGCTGCCGATGCAGTAGCTATTGCAAAAGAAAAAGCAACAAAACTTTCTAATGCTATTGAAACTTTAGGGCTAAAAGTAAAAGATTTAAATGTAGAAGTTAATGGAGACAATGCAAGCGTTTGGGGACAAGCAGATTCTCAGGCAACTCGCGAAAAAGTGATTTTGGTATTAGGAAATACTGAAGGTATAGCAACCGTTGATGACAAAATGACTGTAGAAGTTCCAGAACCTGAAGCGCAATTTCATACAGTAGTAAAAGGTGATTATTTAAGCAAAATTGCTAAAAAATATTATGGAGATGCAATGAAATATCCTGTAATTTTTGAAGCAAATAAACCAATGCTTACAGATCCAGATAAAATTTATCCTGGTCAAGTATTAAGAATACCTGCTTTAGATTAA